In Candidatus Nomurabacteria bacterium, the following proteins share a genomic window:
- a CDS encoding methyltransferase domain-containing protein, with amino-acid sequence MPPHVKIKLLLKKLLPEQIFGIVLKLWRKTLAPFFAYNPDQKYYDLYVAEKGLVVSGGPFVGMKYIEESAGSVLFHKLVGYYESILHPTLEQIKNEKYDTIIDIGCAEGYYLVGLGRYLSDVHLIGYDIDERALTLVEKLASENNLKNKVTLDKKCTPEKLSAQITPNTLLICDAEGFEEKILNPEICPALLNVKKMIIETHDFAAPSVEKKLKDRFSKSHEISSVTYQMAETDKYPFLQQISNNRDLYYLLRERGEQEQVWLIMTKK; translated from the coding sequence ATGCCCCCACACGTAAAAATAAAATTATTGCTAAAGAAATTATTACCGGAACAAATTTTTGGTATAGTGTTAAAATTATGGAGAAAAACACTAGCACCCTTTTTTGCTTATAATCCTGATCAAAAATATTATGATCTATATGTAGCTGAAAAAGGACTCGTAGTAAGCGGCGGTCCATTTGTTGGCATGAAATATATAGAAGAGTCAGCCGGCAGTGTACTATTTCACAAGCTGGTTGGTTATTATGAATCTATCCTGCACCCAACATTAGAGCAAATAAAAAATGAGAAATATGACACCATAATCGATATTGGTTGCGCAGAAGGATACTACCTAGTAGGCTTAGGAAGATATCTTTCTGATGTCCATCTAATAGGCTACGATATAGACGAGAGAGCCTTGACTCTGGTTGAGAAACTTGCCTCAGAGAACAACCTAAAGAACAAAGTGACTCTTGATAAGAAGTGTACACCAGAAAAATTATCTGCTCAGATAACGCCCAACACACTACTTATCTGTGACGCTGAAGGTTTTGAGGAAAAAATATTAAACCCAGAAATCTGTCCAGCATTACTTAATGTTAAAAAGATGATTATTGAGACGCATGATTTTGCGGCGCCCAGTGTGGAGAAAAAGCTAAAAGATCGTTTTTCAAAAAGCCACGAAATATCTTCCGTAACCTATCAAATGGCTGAGACTGACAAATACCCGTTTCTTCAACAGATTTCGAATAATAGAGATTTATACTACCTACTACGTGAACGAGGTGAGCAAGAGCAGGTCTGGCTGATAATGACAAAGAAGTAG
- a CDS encoding glycosyltransferase family 25 protein — protein MKAFIINLAKDKERRQFMEEQMRKLNIPYEIITGTVGAGLSIKDRNTLYSPDLAMKENGHELSNSQIGIADSHRKAYERILQEKLPWALILEDDVLLDQRIISVLDDKFVTESGADWIQIDYVPMNNTFITNWIKATIKRTNKSHRFIFYALVKIPWLILWGMYEYTRELLARKGRPRAVNFLRPLYLASAYIVTDKGIKKMQPLYSPLRFAADRLQNQARIKNNLHLKAVVPLLAKQERERFASNQIYDNE, from the coding sequence ATGAAAGCCTTTATCATAAATTTAGCTAAAGACAAAGAACGACGCCAGTTCATGGAGGAACAGATGCGTAAATTAAATATTCCTTATGAAATAATAACTGGCACCGTTGGTGCAGGACTATCTATCAAAGATCGTAACACCTTATATAGTCCTGACTTAGCCATGAAAGAAAACGGTCACGAACTGTCAAATTCACAAATTGGCATAGCTGATTCTCACCGCAAAGCCTACGAAAGAATTCTGCAAGAAAAATTACCTTGGGCGCTAATACTAGAGGACGATGTGTTACTGGATCAACGAATTATATCTGTGCTTGATGACAAATTTGTAACTGAAAGCGGAGCTGACTGGATACAAATTGATTACGTTCCAATGAATAATACTTTTATTACAAATTGGATAAAGGCGACGATAAAACGAACAAATAAGAGTCACCGTTTTATATTTTACGCACTAGTAAAAATACCCTGGCTAATTTTATGGGGAATGTATGAATATACCCGCGAACTACTAGCAAGAAAAGGCAGACCCAGGGCGGTAAATTTTCTACGTCCTTTATATCTAGCTAGTGCATACATAGTTACCGACAAAGGTATAAAAAAAATGCAGCCACTCTACTCTCCATTACGATTTGCGGCGGACAGACTGCAAAATCAAGCCAGAATAAAAAATAATCTACATCTGAAAGCTGTGGTACCATTACTGGCGAAGCAAGAAAGAGAAAGATTTGCCTCTAATCAAATATACGACAATGAATAA
- a CDS encoding glycosyltransferase family 4 protein, translating into MKLKIATMMPIFTLAHYKELGNRCEHILFCDERFVPKLPSDFSNRVVALIPKTSIISDILTKVATQLSWPVSFTNLGEALDKENPDVLVVTDFFHGYFWQCVSYVRKHKGKKMILYSETKRWPRNFISSAIMRVIFFFLRREKEINTVFVFSEEGKDFFNEKLPGARVVVMPNPVDTDSFSPATNKIWLPDNKLRVIMNSRFVPFKRHSDLIEAVSVLVKKGRSVSVTLIGRDTVGMKKVRKMIELNNLENVINILPTVPVSKIPDLYYQHDVLVLPSYNEAIGIVVPEAMACGLPTITSDTVGSNVYVSDETTGFIFETGNVGALCDALDKCFDTTKLSVMGSVARHRVLQFSIERMVSLFIKEVEQVDKNNF; encoded by the coding sequence ATGAAATTGAAGATAGCTACCATGATGCCAATTTTTACCCTGGCGCACTACAAGGAGCTCGGCAATAGATGCGAACATATTCTATTTTGTGACGAGCGTTTCGTTCCTAAATTACCTTCAGATTTTAGTAATCGGGTGGTTGCTTTAATACCAAAGACCAGCATTATTTCAGATATCTTGACTAAGGTGGCAACTCAACTATCGTGGCCGGTTTCTTTTACTAATCTGGGCGAAGCACTAGATAAGGAGAACCCTGACGTCTTGGTGGTAACTGATTTTTTTCATGGATATTTTTGGCAGTGTGTATCTTATGTCCGAAAACATAAAGGGAAAAAAATGATCTTGTACAGCGAGACCAAAAGGTGGCCAAGAAATTTTATCTCTTCTGCTATCATGAGGGTAATCTTCTTTTTTCTTAGAAGAGAGAAGGAAATCAATACAGTCTTTGTGTTTAGTGAAGAAGGTAAGGATTTTTTTAATGAGAAGTTACCAGGGGCGAGAGTGGTAGTTATGCCTAATCCGGTAGATACAGATTCATTTTCACCAGCTACGAATAAAATTTGGCTACCAGATAATAAACTACGTGTTATTATGAATTCTCGTTTCGTGCCATTTAAGCGTCATTCTGACCTTATAGAGGCTGTTTCAGTACTAGTTAAAAAGGGCAGATCGGTGTCTGTAACGTTAATTGGTCGTGATACCGTTGGGATGAAAAAGGTGAGAAAGATGATTGAGTTAAACAATTTAGAAAATGTAATAAATATTTTACCGACTGTGCCAGTTTCAAAAATACCCGACTTATACTATCAGCATGATGTTTTAGTATTGCCAAGTTATAACGAGGCTATAGGGATAGTGGTACCTGAGGCGATGGCTTGCGGGTTGCCAACCATTACTAGCGACACGGTTGGTTCCAATGTCTATGTGAGTGACGAGACTACCGGCTTTATTTTTGAAACCGGGAATGTTGGTGCTCTTTGTGACGCTCTAGATAAGTGTTTTGATACCACTAAATTATCTGTTATGGGTTCTGTCGCGCGTCATCGAGTGTTACAATTTTCGATAGAAAGAATGGTGTCTTTGTTTATAAAAGAGGTGGAGCAAGTAGATAAAAATAATTTTTAA
- a CDS encoding FkbM family methyltransferase, translating to MSKKIKLGIEKIFNIIYPLLKFEWIQHTMRNLGFKLPYYRFAEKLDYRGVVDFVVNNKRLYLQSYNQPIEMFIFWYGIFGEWESTQLKLWSALVKQSDIVLDIGANTGVYSLIATTNSEAKIYAFEPVPDVVKMLEKNIELNQPNNIFLKTQLIGDRIGSETLYIPRSGWVDVASVNKEFANNYRQGNVMTELPCPMTTVDAFLDELNITDDLSVLCKIDVEGAEERVLQGMVNAMRSRRLTFMIEILNKDYFSRLYNMLPQEYEIIAIDEGQKKIYKVQEFANGVTNYLCSKQNLSSADFNL from the coding sequence ATGAGTAAGAAAATTAAACTAGGTATAGAGAAGATATTTAACATAATTTATCCTTTGCTTAAATTCGAGTGGATACAACATACAATGCGTAACTTAGGGTTTAAGTTGCCATATTATCGATTTGCAGAGAAGCTAGACTATCGCGGTGTGGTTGATTTTGTAGTTAACAACAAAAGACTTTATCTGCAATCATACAACCAGCCGATAGAAATGTTTATTTTCTGGTATGGAATTTTTGGAGAGTGGGAGTCGACACAGCTTAAGTTGTGGTCAGCTCTAGTAAAACAATCGGATATTGTTTTAGACATAGGAGCAAATACCGGAGTATATTCGCTTATTGCTACGACAAATTCAGAGGCCAAAATTTATGCGTTTGAACCAGTGCCTGATGTGGTAAAGATGTTGGAGAAAAATATAGAGCTTAATCAACCAAATAATATTTTTCTCAAGACCCAATTAATTGGGGATAGAATAGGTAGTGAAACTCTGTATATACCACGCTCAGGCTGGGTTGATGTTGCCTCTGTAAACAAAGAGTTTGCAAATAATTACCGACAAGGTAATGTTATGACAGAATTACCGTGTCCTATGACTACAGTCGATGCTTTTTTGGACGAACTTAATATAACAGATGATTTAAGTGTTTTGTGTAAGATAGATGTTGAAGGTGCTGAGGAGAGAGTGTTACAGGGTATGGTTAATGCTATGCGAAGCAGAAGGCTTACTTTCATGATAGAGATTTTGAACAAAGATTATTTTTCGCGCTTGTATAACATGCTGCCACAGGAGTATGAGATCATCGCTATTGATGAGGGACAAAAAAAGATATATAAAGTACAAGAGTTTGCTAATGGGGTGACTAATTACTTGTGTTCTAAACAAAATCTCTCAAGTGCAGATTTTAATCTATAA
- a CDS encoding DUF1792 domain-containing protein — protein MNYLKRTIRYLKLHLGNPRYLFTYAINYFNPNFIPDIKYYELDELEDVLRAGKSLVRIGDGEVYIMNNGNIGYQKFEPKLKEVFFKIISEYDESSSCVIGLNKTPISKSNSTLRKDKLLNCWMPMKSFYEIYFNKKAKYFDATLFYYNETFPEYFEAFLKTRHLVLVTRQHSIEKFKANKSIPFSDVSFVETPENNAFDQYDQIKKEVLDEVARHGKSKTIVLAAFGPASKLLVYELAKEGVVSIDVGRGIEVAYTDERIDHIIYPDLN, from the coding sequence ATGAATTATCTAAAGCGAACAATTCGATATTTAAAACTTCATCTTGGTAATCCGAGGTATTTGTTTACTTATGCTATAAATTACTTTAATCCAAATTTCATACCAGACATAAAATATTATGAATTAGATGAACTTGAAGATGTTTTGCGGGCAGGTAAATCCCTAGTGAGAATTGGTGATGGAGAGGTTTATATAATGAATAATGGCAACATTGGCTACCAAAAATTTGAACCAAAGCTCAAAGAAGTTTTTTTTAAGATCATTAGCGAATACGATGAATCGTCATCGTGTGTTATTGGTTTAAATAAAACACCGATATCCAAGTCAAATAGCACACTTCGAAAAGACAAGCTACTAAACTGTTGGATGCCAATGAAGTCATTTTATGAAATATACTTCAACAAAAAAGCTAAGTATTTTGATGCAACTTTATTCTACTATAATGAAACTTTCCCAGAGTATTTTGAAGCGTTCTTAAAGACCAGGCATTTGGTGCTGGTTACCAGACAGCATAGTATAGAAAAGTTTAAAGCCAATAAATCGATTCCATTCTCAGACGTATCTTTTGTCGAAACACCTGAAAACAATGCTTTTGATCAATATGACCAAATAAAGAAAGAGGTGTTAGATGAGGTGGCTAGACATGGAAAATCAAAAACGATTGTCTTGGCGGCGTTTGGGCCAGCCAGCAAGTTGCTGGTTTATGAATTAGCCAAGGAGGGAGTGGTGTCGATTGATGTTGGTCGGGGAATTGAGGTGGCTTATACAGATGAACGCATAGATCACATCATCTATCCTGATTTAAACTAG
- a CDS encoding FkbM family methyltransferase: protein MNKVIRILKRDGLVFTIKRAVAWLIGHSPFWDKLSFKFYKNYRLTFAPSMLTYVLFAQKTARDEDTKVLERFLSAGDIVIDVGAHIGSTAIVSADKVGKDGKVLAFEASKKFYKILTTNVDINRLSSIVTCFPFAVGDKKTKVFINESVADDTTNYVGETGNSVEQIILDDYTKDLHEVNFLKIDVEGYEPAVLSGATETLQKTKYVYIEFCTDNFKNLGSDPNEIIDVLTDIFTLHTLIDDKLNPFEYKNNEKYATNILAIKK from the coding sequence ATGAATAAAGTAATAAGAATACTAAAAAGGGATGGTTTGGTCTTTACCATCAAACGAGCTGTGGCTTGGCTAATTGGACATTCACCGTTTTGGGATAAGCTATCATTTAAGTTTTACAAAAACTATAGGCTGACTTTCGCTCCCTCCATGCTTACGTATGTCCTTTTTGCGCAAAAAACCGCCCGCGACGAAGACACAAAGGTCTTGGAGAGATTCTTAAGTGCAGGCGATATTGTTATTGATGTTGGGGCTCATATCGGTAGTACAGCCATAGTATCGGCTGACAAGGTAGGAAAAGACGGAAAGGTTCTGGCTTTTGAAGCATCTAAAAAATTCTATAAAATACTGACCACAAACGTGGACATCAATAGATTATCAAGCATAGTAACCTGCTTTCCGTTTGCTGTCGGTGACAAAAAAACAAAAGTTTTTATTAACGAGTCGGTCGCTGACGACACCACAAACTATGTGGGCGAGACAGGAAACTCTGTAGAACAAATAATCTTAGACGACTACACCAAAGACTTGCACGAAGTTAACTTTCTAAAGATTGATGTTGAAGGATATGAACCAGCGGTACTAAGCGGAGCAACCGAAACCCTCCAAAAAACTAAGTATGTTTACATTGAATTCTGTACTGATAACTTTAAGAATCTAGGTAGTGACCCCAACGAGATCATAGATGTATTAACAGATATCTTTACCTTACATACCTTAATTGATGATAAACTTAATCCGTTTGAATACAAAAATAATGAAAAGTACGCTACCAATATATTAGCTATTAAAAAATAA
- a CDS encoding flippase: MSKAISMVISIIATFYIARTLGPQNFGELSYAQSVIGILALFGALTGVLYRDIVKHPERENTLLGTAWTISFSTAFMTSVLALGYAFFTPHDQLTIAVIAILCVAQFITPFSVIQNVFYSKTETKRLSIITLTNHLLISTAKIVVMVLDQGVLVLASILVFEQVLIATSLLILYKITFNKVAWSWQFDLFYAKQLVKDSFPFMIVAASAAIAARIDQIFIKHSINIETVGFYGAAVQMTEMWQFLPGIILTAIFPAIVNARHNLSVHNRRLLALVGGFIGYGVVLSLIIYIFAPKIITIIYGEAFFESIQLLQIYIWSLTGTILTFIMQTVMMNENFYRIQIYTAVIPMILNVILNIILIPKMGAPGAAFATVISYSINPLVPLLFKPMRRLFWQK, encoded by the coding sequence ATGTCAAAAGCAATCTCAATGGTGATTTCTATTATTGCCACCTTTTATATAGCCAGAACACTTGGTCCACAAAACTTTGGTGAGTTATCATATGCGCAAAGTGTTATCGGCATCTTAGCTTTATTTGGCGCCCTTACCGGCGTACTGTACCGAGACATCGTAAAACATCCAGAGCGAGAAAACACCCTCCTCGGTACAGCATGGACAATTTCTTTTTCAACCGCCTTTATGACGAGTGTATTAGCCCTTGGGTATGCTTTTTTTACTCCTCACGATCAGTTGACAATTGCGGTTATTGCCATACTTTGTGTAGCACAATTCATCACCCCTTTTTCCGTTATCCAAAATGTATTTTACTCTAAAACGGAAACCAAACGACTATCCATCATAACCCTAACCAATCACCTACTTATTTCTACAGCAAAAATAGTAGTAATGGTTCTGGATCAAGGTGTTTTGGTGCTAGCCTCAATATTGGTCTTTGAGCAAGTGCTCATAGCCACGTCGCTACTAATTCTATACAAGATTACTTTCAATAAAGTAGCTTGGTCTTGGCAATTTGACCTATTTTATGCAAAACAACTAGTTAAGGATTCCTTTCCCTTCATGATTGTAGCCGCCAGTGCCGCTATCGCCGCCAGAATAGACCAGATCTTTATAAAACACTCCATAAACATAGAGACAGTAGGTTTTTATGGGGCGGCCGTACAAATGACCGAAATGTGGCAATTCCTCCCCGGGATTATCCTTACCGCAATTTTTCCAGCCATCGTAAACGCCAGACACAACCTGAGCGTACATAACCGTCGACTTTTAGCTTTAGTTGGTGGCTTCATCGGCTACGGAGTGGTTTTGTCATTAATTATTTATATATTCGCACCAAAAATAATCACAATTATATACGGAGAAGCATTTTTTGAAAGTATTCAATTATTGCAGATATATATCTGGTCTCTAACTGGCACCATCTTAACCTTCATCATGCAAACGGTAATGATGAACGAAAACTTCTACCGAATACAAATCTACACCGCTGTTATACCGATGATATTAAATGTTATACTAAATATCATTTTGATACCAAAAATGGGTGCGCCTGGAGCAGCTTTTGCAACAGTTATCTCTTACTCTATAAACCCACTTGTCCCTCTACTCTTTAAACCAATGAGAAGACTATTTTGGCAAAAGTAA
- a CDS encoding glycosyltransferase produces MANKILFVQPKLSGIGGIEKVVPLVAEVFSRRGYMVSSATFYGVRPEHDFWGDIYHLFGDFEKVGIFGKLSRIYKRFTWLSEVYKSNKPQVIVVSASGTIIILMLLKFLRIIKVPVIVYEHQSLFLNDTGYATLRKIFYKYADGFVGVSSGVVEELKNNFPGTPVILAYNPVKKCEVIKQKTVDPIFITASRLEYVKGVDILVEIFIRYVQSGGRGNLIIFGEGSIEEILKDKVRKAGLTERIIFSGVTDNLCQELSSATAYLSCAKQESLGVSLIEALSAGLPIVCIDAPYGPREVMNIEADVDLEYPYESDVGILIDVLNKSPKNISPKFNKALNIILSGKTDYHNRAKLRAAFFSPEKTVDQIESLFKKIL; encoded by the coding sequence ATGGCGAACAAGATACTTTTTGTGCAGCCAAAATTGTCGGGTATTGGAGGAATAGAAAAAGTAGTTCCGCTAGTAGCAGAGGTTTTTTCTAGACGTGGTTATATGGTCTCTTCCGCTACTTTTTACGGAGTTAGACCTGAACATGACTTTTGGGGTGATATTTATCACTTGTTCGGTGATTTTGAAAAAGTGGGAATTTTCGGTAAATTAAGTCGAATTTATAAACGGTTTACTTGGCTTAGTGAAGTTTATAAAAGTAATAAACCGCAGGTGATTGTAGTGTCTGCTTCCGGTACGATTATTATTTTGATGTTGTTAAAATTCTTGCGAATAATAAAAGTGCCGGTGATTGTTTATGAACATCAATCGTTATTTCTAAATGACACTGGTTACGCTACTTTAAGAAAAATATTTTATAAATATGCAGATGGTTTTGTTGGTGTGTCCTCGGGTGTTGTTGAAGAATTAAAAAATAATTTTCCAGGTACGCCAGTGATTCTTGCTTATAACCCAGTGAAAAAGTGTGAAGTAATTAAACAAAAAACTGTTGATCCGATTTTTATTACAGCTTCCAGACTTGAGTATGTAAAAGGAGTGGATATATTAGTAGAGATATTTATAAGGTACGTACAGTCTGGTGGTAGGGGAAATTTGATAATCTTTGGAGAGGGAAGTATCGAGGAAATTCTAAAAGATAAGGTTAGAAAAGCTGGTCTTACAGAGCGAATTATTTTTTCTGGAGTTACTGATAATTTATGTCAAGAATTATCATCCGCTACCGCTTATTTGTCCTGTGCAAAGCAAGAATCTTTAGGGGTGTCACTAATTGAAGCTTTGTCAGCTGGCTTACCAATCGTTTGTATTGATGCTCCTTATGGTCCGCGGGAAGTTATGAATATAGAGGCTGATGTTGATCTAGAATATCCTTATGAATCAGACGTTGGTATTTTGATAGATGTTCTTAATAAATCGCCCAAAAATATTTCTCCTAAGTTTAACAAAGCTTTAAACATAATCTTGTCGGGCAAGACCGACTATCATAACCGAGCTAAGCTCAGAGCCGCTTTCTTTAGTCCGGAAAAGACTGTCGACCAAATTGAGTCATTATTCAAAAAAATACTATGA
- a CDS encoding glycosyltransferase family 4 protein, translated as MKKKVLIVHQQTFGLEHIGGAEAVCVWMLEALKGDYELSLAVPHKGAMLQDISRINDQYGTNLRPQDFKVIEVKGWSFIRPLVSWSWFLHTFVFMLLVRLQAKNYDVCISSYNEFDFGNIQSLSLQYIHYPMIDSTTKSGVRHALSALFGYKKERVDEYKFMTCSNWTANVIREHYPTTDVATVYPPVKSVLVSNRSFLDRDNNFLFVGRISPEKRIEKCIEIIKSIRDKGYDVGLTIVGPIYKDMYAKKIKRIAEDNSWIKMVGSVTNLELDKICQEHRFGINGTKDEQFGIVLAEMQRSGCVVFVPNGGGQLEIVNDNRLIYNDKADAVTKIINVLDDESLQTELHSRVLQTSEVFSSAKYVERIKEKVKQI; from the coding sequence ATGAAAAAAAAGGTCCTTATCGTACATCAACAAACATTTGGTCTTGAGCATATCGGTGGAGCAGAAGCGGTGTGTGTTTGGATGCTAGAGGCCTTAAAAGGTGATTATGAGTTGTCTCTAGCTGTGCCACACAAGGGTGCTATGCTACAGGATATTTCACGCATTAATGATCAGTATGGAACCAATCTAAGGCCACAGGATTTTAAAGTGATTGAGGTTAAAGGCTGGTCTTTCATACGTCCACTGGTTTCCTGGTCTTGGTTTTTGCATACCTTTGTGTTTATGTTGCTGGTCAGGTTACAGGCAAAAAACTATGATGTTTGTATTTCTTCATACAATGAGTTTGATTTTGGAAATATACAGAGTCTGTCTTTACAGTACATACATTACCCAATGATAGATTCTACAACCAAGAGTGGCGTAAGACATGCATTGTCGGCGCTATTTGGTTATAAGAAAGAACGGGTAGATGAGTACAAATTCATGACTTGTTCTAACTGGACAGCTAACGTAATAAGAGAACACTATCCAACTACGGATGTGGCTACCGTCTACCCGCCAGTCAAATCAGTTTTGGTTTCAAATAGGTCATTTTTAGACCGCGATAATAACTTTTTGTTTGTTGGTCGCATATCTCCCGAGAAGCGTATAGAGAAATGTATTGAAATAATTAAGTCTATTAGAGACAAGGGGTATGATGTTGGTCTAACTATTGTCGGTCCGATATATAAGGACATGTACGCTAAAAAGATAAAAAGGATAGCCGAAGACAACTCATGGATAAAAATGGTTGGTTCGGTTACCAACCTAGAGTTAGATAAAATATGTCAAGAGCACAGATTTGGAATAAATGGTACTAAGGATGAGCAGTTCGGAATTGTGTTGGCTGAAATGCAGCGCTCCGGCTGTGTTGTCTTTGTTCCAAATGGCGGTGGTCAACTAGAGATAGTCAACGATAATCGTCTTATATATAATGACAAGGCAGATGCGGTGACGAAGATAATTAATGTCCTAGACGATGAATCTTTACAGACTGAATTGCACAGTAGGGTTCTGCAGACTAGCGAGGTGTTTTCTTCGGCTAAGTATGTAGAGAGGATTAAAGAAAAAGTGAAACAAATATGA
- a CDS encoding FkbM family methyltransferase has protein sequence MRPYEIRTYIREKFPKIYSGLFTVFIPFFSLWRNYKVSRFKKKVVHVAKYGNHKFSIWLDPKNGLVDRSIFIGDVYEPHILAKIDKYLPKGGFFVDIGANIGQHTLFAASVVGEGGKVVAFEPVSFLADQLYDSVKLNGFEGRVSLVRKACGDEVLVSNISLKKDNLGGSSLVATTENAETEEVEVCIPDDLLLGEKRKVDMIKIDTEGYEFEVVKGLKNTIEKDKPAIILEYSPTLWGDRGLDVGLLMLSYFESLSYQIIDVDHGDFVIDDVKKWVKDFSYQQANLLLLPK, from the coding sequence ATGAGACCTTACGAAATAAGAACATACATAAGAGAAAAGTTTCCAAAAATCTACTCAGGATTATTTACTGTTTTTATCCCTTTTTTCTCATTATGGCGAAACTATAAAGTGAGTAGATTTAAGAAGAAGGTGGTTCATGTTGCAAAATATGGTAATCACAAATTTTCTATTTGGTTAGATCCCAAAAACGGATTAGTGGATAGATCCATATTTATTGGCGACGTGTATGAGCCCCATATATTAGCAAAAATAGACAAATACTTACCCAAAGGAGGTTTCTTTGTCGATATTGGTGCGAATATTGGACAACATACATTATTTGCCGCTTCTGTCGTCGGCGAGGGCGGTAAGGTCGTCGCTTTTGAACCGGTTTCTTTTTTGGCCGATCAATTGTATGACAGTGTCAAGTTGAATGGTTTTGAAGGTAGAGTTAGTTTGGTACGTAAAGCCTGTGGCGATGAAGTGTTGGTATCAAATATAAGTTTGAAAAAAGATAATTTGGGCGGGTCGTCATTAGTTGCCACAACAGAAAACGCTGAAACGGAAGAAGTGGAAGTGTGTATACCAGATGATTTATTGCTCGGTGAAAAAAGGAAGGTAGATATGATAAAAATAGACACTGAAGGCTATGAATTTGAGGTGGTTAAGGGTCTTAAAAATACGATAGAAAAGGATAAGCCCGCAATTATATTAGAATACTCACCAACGCTTTGGGGCGATAGGGGTTTAGACGTTGGTCTTTTGATGTTGTCATATTTTGAGTCCCTGAGCTATCAGATTATTGATGTTGATCATGGTGATTTTGTGATTGATGATGTGAAAAAATGGGTAAAAGATTTTTCTTATCAACAAGCGAACTTATTACTTTTGCCAAAATAG